Proteins from a single region of Syngnathus scovelli strain Florida chromosome 7, RoL_Ssco_1.2, whole genome shotgun sequence:
- the spartb gene encoding spartin b isoform X2: MEKGTEDAFDHARLEVIKDGYKKAFECINKALTADEAGDKHQALELYRKGRKHLLRAISVPSQGAECAGSSWESAREMQQKMQETLDNNITTRLAALETAAGVEHAGVEHGVYPRLPARDEQVKPPHGGTPACGAVALGDQPPAYSPQVADGHLSISYGTESGELSLVGDDFYSRTSSAASTPQSMGEDVEELLCIPQGVQIFFVSPEGHVSAPSYPGYLRLIKFTDDCPGRPPAFLEVCNWRYRLMAANSPALLCNTGVFMFPNMMEPSPGHFVGVVLSAELPAADRELFRDLLAQMTDLRVQDEDEAAEHVNLSSKVSIPVPGEEPSQEDTAAADTLVADTAGAEDDKNLPEWSKKVAHGIHTGANWLNWGLVKGAELTGKAIHEGASKLREHITPDDKPAHVNPTVSKGLHVAKQATGGAVKVSQCLVDGVCAVAGRVGRELAPHVKKHGGKLVPESLRKDKDGRSNIDGAMVVAASGVQGFATIWTGLEMAAKNITTSVASETVTTVKYKFRGLQTL, from the exons ATGGAGAAGGGGACAGAGGATGCATTTGACCACGCCAGACTGGAGGTGATCAAAGACGGCTACAAGAAGGCCTTTGAGTGCATCAACAAGGCGCTGACGGCCGACGAAGCCGGAGACAAGCATCAGGCCCTGGAGCTCTACAGGAAGGGGCGGAAGCACCTCCTCAGGGCCATCAGCGTGCCGTCTCAAGGGGCTGAGTGCGCGGGCAGCTCCTGGGAGTCAGCCCGGGAGATGCAACAAAAGATGCAGGAGACCCTGGACAACAACATCACCACACGCCTCGCCGCGTTGGAGACTGCTGCCGGCGTCGAGCACGCCGGCGTCGAGCACGGCGTCTACCCGCGACTCCCTGCCCGAGATGAGCAAGTTAAACCCCCCCACGGAGGTACGCCCGCATGCGGCGCCGTGGCTCTCGGGGACCAGCCCCCGGCGTACTCCCCACAGGTGGCAGACGGCCACCTCTCCATCTCGTACGGGACCGAGTCGGGCGAACTGTCGCTGGTGGGTGACGATTTTTACAGTCGCACGTCCAGCGCCGCATCGACCCCGCAGAGCATGGGCGAGGATGTGGAGGAGCTGCTGTGCATCCCGCAAGGGGTGCAGATATTCTTTGTGAGCCCGGAGGGGCACGTGAGCGCCCCGTCGTACCCGGGCTACCTGCGGCTGATCAAGTTCACCGATGATTGCCCCGGTAGACCACCGGCGTTTCTGGAG GTGTGCAACTGGCGATACCGGCTCATGGCGGCAAACTCGCCGGCCTTGCTGTGCAACACCGGCGTCTTCATGTTCCCTAACATGATGGAGCCGAGCCCGGGGCACTTTGTAGGCGTGGTCCTATCGGCGGAGTTGCCCGCCGCCGACCGAGAGCTGTTTCGGGATCTACTGGCTCAGATGACCGACCTCAGAGTACAG GATGAAGACGAGGCCGCCGAGCACGTGAATCTGAGCAGCAAAGTGTCCATCCCTGTGCCCGGCGAGGAGCCGAGCCAGGAGGATACAGCGGCGGCGGATACATTGGTGGCGGATACAGCGGGGGCGGAGGATGACAAGAATTTGCCCGAGTGGAGCAAGAAGGTGGCCCACGGGATCCACACAG GCGCAAACTGGCTGAACTGGGGTCTGGTCAAAGGAGCCGAGTTGACGGGCAAGGCCATCCACGAGGGGGCGTCCAAGCTGCGAGAGCACATCACGCCTGACGACAAGCCGGCTCACGTCAACCCCACCGTCAGCAAAGGGCTCCACGTGGCCAAGCAGGCCACCGGCGGCGCCGTCAAAGTCAGCCAATGTCTAG TGGACGGCGTGTGCGCCGTGGCCGGCCGTGTGGGGCGGGAACTGGCGCCGCACGTCAAGAAGCACGGAGGCAAGCTGGTGCCCGAGTCCTTGCGCAAAGACAAGGACGGGCGCTCCAACATCGACGGGGCCATGGTGGTGGCCGCCAGCGGAGTGCAAG GGTTTGCCACCATATGGACAGGTTTGGAAATGGCGGCCAAGAACATCACGACGAGCGTCGCGTCCGAGACGGTCACCACGGTGAAATACAA ATTTCGGGGTCTTCAAACCCTTTGA
- the spartb gene encoding spartin b isoform X1, translating into MEKGTEDAFDHARLEVIKDGYKKAFECINKALTADEAGDKHQALELYRKGRKHLLRAISVPSQGAECAGSSWESAREMQQKMQETLDNNITTRLAALETAAGVEHAGVEHGVYPRLPARDEQVKPPHGGTPACGAVALGDQPPAYSPQVADGHLSISYGTESGELSLVGDDFYSRTSSAASTPQSMGEDVEELLCIPQGVQIFFVSPEGHVSAPSYPGYLRLIKFTDDCPGRPPAFLEVCNWRYRLMAANSPALLCNTGVFMFPNMMEPSPGHFVGVVLSAELPAADRELFRDLLAQMTDLRVQDEDEAAEHVNLSSKVSIPVPGEEPSQEDTAAADTLVADTAGAEDDKNLPEWSKKVAHGIHTGANWLNWGLVKGAELTGKAIHEGASKLREHITPDDKPAHVNPTVSKGLHVAKQATGGAVKVSQCLVDGVCAVAGRVGRELAPHVKKHGGKLVPESLRKDKDGRSNIDGAMVVAASGVQGFATIWTGLEMAAKNITTSVASETVTTVKYKYGAVAGQATDNAVNSAINVGVAAFNIDNLGVKAVVKRTGKETARTILEDYKLQDDADTHKQVEKASK; encoded by the exons ATGGAGAAGGGGACAGAGGATGCATTTGACCACGCCAGACTGGAGGTGATCAAAGACGGCTACAAGAAGGCCTTTGAGTGCATCAACAAGGCGCTGACGGCCGACGAAGCCGGAGACAAGCATCAGGCCCTGGAGCTCTACAGGAAGGGGCGGAAGCACCTCCTCAGGGCCATCAGCGTGCCGTCTCAAGGGGCTGAGTGCGCGGGCAGCTCCTGGGAGTCAGCCCGGGAGATGCAACAAAAGATGCAGGAGACCCTGGACAACAACATCACCACACGCCTCGCCGCGTTGGAGACTGCTGCCGGCGTCGAGCACGCCGGCGTCGAGCACGGCGTCTACCCGCGACTCCCTGCCCGAGATGAGCAAGTTAAACCCCCCCACGGAGGTACGCCCGCATGCGGCGCCGTGGCTCTCGGGGACCAGCCCCCGGCGTACTCCCCACAGGTGGCAGACGGCCACCTCTCCATCTCGTACGGGACCGAGTCGGGCGAACTGTCGCTGGTGGGTGACGATTTTTACAGTCGCACGTCCAGCGCCGCATCGACCCCGCAGAGCATGGGCGAGGATGTGGAGGAGCTGCTGTGCATCCCGCAAGGGGTGCAGATATTCTTTGTGAGCCCGGAGGGGCACGTGAGCGCCCCGTCGTACCCGGGCTACCTGCGGCTGATCAAGTTCACCGATGATTGCCCCGGTAGACCACCGGCGTTTCTGGAG GTGTGCAACTGGCGATACCGGCTCATGGCGGCAAACTCGCCGGCCTTGCTGTGCAACACCGGCGTCTTCATGTTCCCTAACATGATGGAGCCGAGCCCGGGGCACTTTGTAGGCGTGGTCCTATCGGCGGAGTTGCCCGCCGCCGACCGAGAGCTGTTTCGGGATCTACTGGCTCAGATGACCGACCTCAGAGTACAG GATGAAGACGAGGCCGCCGAGCACGTGAATCTGAGCAGCAAAGTGTCCATCCCTGTGCCCGGCGAGGAGCCGAGCCAGGAGGATACAGCGGCGGCGGATACATTGGTGGCGGATACAGCGGGGGCGGAGGATGACAAGAATTTGCCCGAGTGGAGCAAGAAGGTGGCCCACGGGATCCACACAG GCGCAAACTGGCTGAACTGGGGTCTGGTCAAAGGAGCCGAGTTGACGGGCAAGGCCATCCACGAGGGGGCGTCCAAGCTGCGAGAGCACATCACGCCTGACGACAAGCCGGCTCACGTCAACCCCACCGTCAGCAAAGGGCTCCACGTGGCCAAGCAGGCCACCGGCGGCGCCGTCAAAGTCAGCCAATGTCTAG TGGACGGCGTGTGCGCCGTGGCCGGCCGTGTGGGGCGGGAACTGGCGCCGCACGTCAAGAAGCACGGAGGCAAGCTGGTGCCCGAGTCCTTGCGCAAAGACAAGGACGGGCGCTCCAACATCGACGGGGCCATGGTGGTGGCCGCCAGCGGAGTGCAAG GGTTTGCCACCATATGGACAGGTTTGGAAATGGCGGCCAAGAACATCACGACGAGCGTCGCGTCCGAGACGGTCACCACGGTGAAATACAA GTACGGCGCGGTGGCCGGGCAGGCCACAGACAACGCCGTCAACTCGGCCATCAACGTGGGCGTGGCCGCCTTCAACATCGACAACCTGGGCGTCAAAGCGGTGGTGAAGCGGACGGGCAAGGAAACGGCGCGAACCATCCTGGAGGACTACAAGCTTCAGGACGACGCCGACACGCACAAACAAGTAGAGAAAGCCAGCAAATAG
- the dclk1b gene encoding serine/threonine-protein kinase DCLK1b: MELEHFDERDKAQRYARRGSRGNGLPSPTHSAHCSLYRTRTLQALSSEKKAKKVRFYRNGDRYFQGIVYAISQDRFRSLDALLADLTRALSDNVNLPQGVRTIYSVDGMTRIASMEQLLEGESYVCASFEPYKKVDYTKNVNPNWSTGARTAVAGSPRDPPSLGSGRAGSPETRESKDFIKPKLVTIVRSGVKPRKAVRVLLNKKTAHSFEQVMTDITDAIKLDSGTVKRLFTVDGKAVTCLLDFFGEDDIFFACGPEKYRYQDDFSLDENDCRVAKSASYGRLPSVHGRCSPRSGAMSRRSKSPSSTGSANGTAGSQLSTPRSGKSPCPSPTSPGSHRRRQGSQHSGSSLSLASTKVCSSMDEGDGPSSEAEPMDESSVPASIAERYKVGRTLGSGNFAVVRECVERATGREYALKIISKEKCRGKEHMIQSEVSILRRVKHPNIVLLIEEMDTGNEIYLVMELVKGGDLFDAITSSNKYTERDAGCMLFNLASAVKYLHGLNIVHRDIKPENLLVYQHHDGSKSLKLGDFGLATVVNGYLYTVCGTPTYVAPEIVAEKGYGLKVDIWAAGVITYILLCGFPPFNCDGEDQDVLFREILKAQLEFPSPHWDGVSDSAKELIGGMLQVDVERRLSAAQVLEHPWVNEDGVPENQQQLPVALRIKKNFYTGAKSGSSSTAAGVMLITNTPMDKEKQVFRPRQHHPDANFPHGARPPVSSAPAVGSNPPVLSPADFTSESDDYSPGSADTVRSPVSPF; the protein is encoded by the exons ATGGAGCTGGAGCACTTTGACGAGCGCGACAAGGCGCAGCGTTACGCCCGCCGGGGCTCCAGGGGCAACGGGTTGCCCAGCCCCACTCACAGCGCCCACTGCAGTTTGTACCGAACCAGGACGCTGCAGGCGCTGAGTTCGGAGAAGAAGGCCAAGAAGGTTCGCTTCTACCGCAACGGCGACCGCTACTTCCAAGGGATCGTGTACGCCATTTCGCAGGACAGGTTCCGCTCCCTGGACGCGCTGCTAGCCGATCTGACGCGAGCGCTCTCGGATAACGTCAACCTGCCTCAGGGGGTTCGGACCATATACTCCGTCGATGGGATGACGAGGATCGCCAGCATGGAGCAGCTGCTAGAAG GCGAAAGCTACGTGTGTGCCTCCTTCGAGCCGTACAAGAAGGTGGACTACACCAAGAACGTCAACCCCAACTGGTCCACCGGCGCCCGGACGGCGGTGGCGGGATCCCCCCGCGATCCGCCGTCCCTCGGCAGCGGGCGGGCCGGCTCGCCGGAGACCCGGGAGAGCAAGGACTTCATCAAACCCAAGCTGGTCACCATCGTGCGCAGCGGCGTCAAGCCCCGCAAAGCCGTGCGCGTGCTGCTCAACAAGAAGACGGCGCACTCCTTCGAGCAGGTCATGACGGATATCACGGACGCCATCAAACTGGACAGCGGCACCGTCAAAAGGCTTTTCACGGTGGACGGCAAGGCG GTGACGTGCCTTCTGGACTTTTTTGGGGAAGACGACATCTTTTTTGCTTGTGGGCCCGAAAAGTACCGCTACCAAGATGACTTCAGTTTGGACGAAAATG attGCAGAGTGGCCAAGTCAGCCTCATATGGTCGGCTCCCCTCGGTGCACGGTCGTTGCTCTCCAAGAAGTGGCGCAATGTCTCGCAGGAGCAAATCACCTTCATCAACTGGCTCAG CCAACGGAACTGCGGGCAGTCAGCTGTCCACTCCTCGATCGGGGAAATCCCCTTGCCCGTCTCCCACCAGTCCAGGCAGTCACAGGAGACGCCAG GGCTCGCAGCACAGCGGCTCGTCCCTCTCGCTGGCCTCGACCAAGGTGTGCAGCTCCATGGACGAAGGGGACGGACCCAGCAGCGAAG CTGAGCCCATGGACGAGTCGTCTGTCCCCGCATCCATCGCCGAGCGCTACAAAGTGGGCCGCACTTTAGGCAGCGGCAACTTTGCTGTGGTGCGAGAGTGCGTGGAGAGGGCCACGGGACGAGAATACGCCCTCAAGATCATCAGCAAGGAGAAATGCAGGGGGAAG GAGCACATGATCCAGAGTGAGGTGTCTATCCTTCGGCGTGTCAAACATCCCAACATCGTCCTGTTGATCGAAGAGATGGACACCGGCAATGAGATTTATCTGGTCATGGAGCTGGTCAAG GGGGGCGATCTGTTTGACGCCATCACCTCGTCTAACAAGTACACGGAGCGGGACGCCGGCTGCATGCTCTTCAACTTGGCCAGCGCCGTCAAGTACCTGCATGGCCTCAACATCGTCCACAGAGACATCAAACCTGAAAACCTGCTG GTTTACCAGCACCACGACGGCAGCAAGTCTCTGAAGCTGGGTGACTTTGGCCTGGCCACCGTCGTCAACGGTTACCTGTACACCGTGTGCGGCACGCCCACCTACGTGGCGCCGGAGATCGTGGCTGAGAAGGG GTATGGACTGAAGGTGGACATTTGGGCTGCGGGTGTTATCACGTACATCCTGCTGTGTGGCTTCCCGCCTTTCAACTG CGACGGCGAGGATCAGGACGTTTTGTTCCGAGAGATCCTGAAAGCTCAACTGGAGTTCCCTTCACCGCACTGGGACGGCGTGTCGGACTCTGCCAAG GAGCTCATCGGCGGCATGCTGCAGGTGGACGTGGAGCGAAGGCTGTCAGCCGCGCAGGTGCTGGAGCACCCGTGGGTCAAC GAGGACGGCGTGCCGGAGAACCAACAGCAGCTGCCGGTGGCCTTGAGGATCAAGAAGAACTTCTACACCGGAGCCAAGTCCGGTAGCAGCAGCACAGCGGCGGGCGTCATGCTCATCACT aacacaccgaTGGACAAAGAGAAGCAAGTGTTCCGTCCTCGACAACATCATCCCGACGCCAACTTCCCGCACGGCGCTCGCCCTCCCGTCTCCTCAGCGCCCGCTGTGGGCTCCAACCCCCCCGTGCTGTCCCCCGCCGACTTCACGTCCGAGTCGGACGACTATTCTCCGGGTTCGGCCGACACTGTGCGCTCACCCGTGTCTCCGTTCTGA